The following coding sequences are from one Anabas testudineus chromosome 16, fAnaTes1.2, whole genome shotgun sequence window:
- the cxcr3.2 gene encoding C-X-C chemokine receptor type 3-2, producing MDPVTPTTEDYWDYEYTDNISISKPIAAPCYQEDIYGFAQKYCPVIYILVFLLAVVGNVLVLCVIRRYRNSQSGGACAFSLTDTFLLHLAISDLLLAFTLPLFAVQWANQWVFGLALCKISGALFSLNRYSGILFLACISFDRYLAIVHAVSSTWKRNTCHAQIACTIIWVICLGLSVVEIAFKQVVEVNTAYNQKTQLCHVWFTDNAIQWQVGLQMISVVLGFGLPLLIMLYCYIRIFRSLCNASRRQKRKSLRLIISLVSVFVFCWAPYNCFQLADSLHRLGVVNGCHFGIVVDIGTLVTESVGLTHCALNPLLYGFVGVKFRRELVRMFKGLMGQRSWMGLEKWKSRGSRRTTGSFSSAESENTSYSVMV from the exons ATGGATCCAGTCACACCTACTACTGAAGATTACTGG GATTATGAATACACTGACAACATATCAATAAGCAAGCCTATAGCAGCCCCGTGCTATCAGGAGGATATCTATGGGTTTGCACAGAAGTACTGTCCTGTTATATACATCCTGGTGTTCCTCCTGGCTGTTGTTGGCAACGTGCTGGTGTTGTGTGTGATCCGACGCTACCGAAATTCTCAGAGTGGTGGAGCATGTGCCTTCTCTCTGACCGACACCTTCCTCCTTCACCTGGCCATTTCTGACCTCCTGCTGGCTTTCACCTTGCCCCTGTTTGCAGTGCAGTGGGCTAACCAGTGGGTGTTCGGCTTGGCTCTTTGCAAGATCTCTGGTGCCCTCTTCTCTCTGAACCGCTACAGCGGCATCCTGTTCCTGGCCTGTATCAGCTTTGACAGGTATCTAGCCATCGTTCATGCTGTCAGCTCTACCTGGAAGCGCAACACCTGTCATGCCCAGATTGCATGCACCATCATCTGGGTGATCTGCCTGGGCCTGAGTGTAGTGGAGATTGCCTTTAAACAGGTGGTAGAAGTCAATACTGCGTATAACCAGAAGACACAACTGTGCCATGTGTGGTTCACTGACAACGCCATACAGTGGCAGGTGGGGCTGCAGATGATCAGTGTAGTTCTAGGCTTTGGCCTCCCCTTGCTGATCATGCTCTACTGCTACATCCGCATTTTCAGGTCATTGTGCAACGCCTCTCGCCGCCAAAAGCGCAAGTCTCTTCGCCTCATCATCTcactggtgtctgtgtttgtcttctgctgGGCTCCGTACAACTGCTTCCAGCTAGCAGATAGTCTTCACCGGCTGGGCGTGGTAAATGGTTGCCACTTTGGCATTGTGGTGGACATTGGGACTCTGGTAACTGAAAGTGTGGGGTTGACCCACTGCGCTCTAAACCCTCTGCTGTATGGCTTTGTTGGGGTGAAGTTCAGGAGGGAGCTGGTCAGAATGTTTAAGGGGCTGATGGGACAGAGAAGCTGGATGGGGTTGGAGAAATGGAAGAGCAGGGGGTCCAGAAGAACCACTGGTTCATTCAGTTctgcagaaagtgaaaacacctCATACTCTGTGATGGTGTGA
- the trim35-28 gene encoding tripartite motif containing 35-28 encodes MADSMEEDMEDPQPLQQDLTCPVCQGVYRDPVLLHCSHSFCRECLQRSSEVNKKCPVCREVFEEGQAISNRALSSACETFLRQNNWRSNQKRPSEDTCNLHLKPLELYCEKDEEPLCADCVTLHNTHRLWSLRDGAPICRKELSFKVQIFEKKVDSYKKMTLKLNNAVEYIKHQAKQAENQIKAEFERLRAVLVTEEALRLKALSTEEDEKIADINELIETTNKDIIALKELIETLKKEMGNEDLALLRNFQNLKRKAQWTGADPCLSDDSLLDMGKHVGALSFKIWKKMQAHVKYYPVLLNPNTASPWLSLSSDLSEVKESSERLTVPDNPDRFDPCVFVLGAEGYTTGKHKWDVIVGDNPKWIVGVCNESVARKKKFTVSTNRGVWSIGLSKGVYTALTAKRQELQVQQRPERIRIKLNIEKGEVSFWDGGAAKHLITLTHKFEEKLFPIFGPGLHSTPMVLAPGKIAVHTS; translated from the exons ATGGCCGACAGTATGGAAGAAGACATGGAGGATCCTCAACCTCTCCAGCAGGACCTGACCTGCCCCGTGTGTCAGGGCGTCTACCGTGACCCCGTGTTGCTGCACTGTAGCCACAGCTTCTGTCGGGAATGTTTGCAGAGAAGTTCAGAGGTCAACAAGAAGTGTCCCGTGTGCAGGGAGGTGTTTGAGGAAGGCCAGGCCATCTCCAACCGTGCGCTCAGCAGCGCATGCGAGACCTTCCTCAGACAGAACAACTGGCGGTCGAACCAGAAGCGTCCCAGTGAGGACACCTGTAACCTGCACCTGAAGCCGCTGGAGCTGTACTGTGAGAAGGACGAGGAGCCTCTGTGTGCGGACTGTGTCAcgctgcacaacacacacaggctgtggTCCCTCAGAGATGGAGCCCCGATCTGTAGG AAGGAGCTCAGCTTCAAAGTCCAAATTTTTGAAAAGAAAGTGGACTCATACAAGAAAATGACACTTAAACTCAACAACGCAGTGGAATACATCAAG CATCAAGCTAAGCAAGCGGAGAATCAGATCAAGGCAGAGTTCGAGAGGCTTCGCGCAGTGCTTGTAACAGAAGAAGCTCTGCGTCTCAAAGCTTTGTCTACTGAGGAGGACGAGAAGATTGCAGACATAAACGAGCTGATCGAGACCACTAACAAGGACATCATTGCACTGAAAGAGCTCATCGAGACGCTGAAGAAAGAGATGGGCAACGAGGATCTAGCCCTCCTGCgg aATTTccagaatttaaaaagaaa AGCCCAGTGGACTGGCGCAGACCCTTGCCTCTCTGATGACTCTCTTTTGGACATGGGCAAGCATGTTGGTGCTTTAAGCTTCAAGATCTGGAAGAAGATGCAGGCACATGTCAAATATT ATCCAGTGCTGTTGAACCCAAACACTGCATCTCCATGGCTGAGTTTAAGTTCTGATCTCAGCGAAGTGAAGGAAAGCTCAGAGCGATTGACCGTCCCTGACAACCCTGATCGCTTTGATCCCTGCGTCTTTGTCCTAGGTGCTGAAGGTTACACCACTGGCAAACACAAGTGGGATGTCATTGTTGGTGACAACCCAAAGTGGATTGTGGGAGTATGCAATGAGTCAGTGGCCCGTAAAAAGAAGTTCACAGTCTCTACAAACCGTGGTGTTTGGTCCATAGGACTCAGCAAAGGGGTGTACACCGCCCTAACAGCTAAGCGTCAAGAGCTACAGGTACAGCAGCGACCTGAAAGAATCCGCATTAAGCTAAACATTGAAAAGGGAGAGGTGTCATTTTGGGATGGGGGAGCTGCAAAGCACCTGATTACTTTGACCCACAAGTTTGAAGAAAAGTTGTTTCCTATTTTTGGCCCTGGTCTCCACAGTACGCCTATGGTTCTGGCTCCAGGAAAAATAGCTGTGCACACATCATGA
- the cxcr3.1 gene encoding C-X-C chemokine receptor type 3.1, producing the protein MSEDFTMAFSLNLSLLDGADGLYNYSYEDDGCCDGGDVCDLSEGNNFEMVFIPVLYSLAFVVGVLGNGVLLGVLAQTRKSWSVTDTFILHLGVADVMLLVTLPLWAAQAAQKEGWTFGRHLCQITGAIFTINFYCGIFLLACISLDRYMSIVHATHMYSRKKSWVVQASCLVVWLFSLLLSIPDWIFLDDLYDVRQGRRECIRDYYKFGLRAFHNWKLASRLLYHTVGFVIPSAVLIFCYSCILRQLRCGTQGLQKQKAFRVIVAVVLVFFLSWTPYNITLMVDTLHSDNSNETCNTRSSLEKAKIVTSTLGYLHCCLNPILYAFVGVKFRRQLLNILRSMGCKLKTSAKFQSAVSSRRTSLWSESADSSKSIAI; encoded by the exons ATGAGCGAGGACTTCACTATGGCATTCTCATTAAACTTG agTTTGCTCGACGGCGCTGATGGGTTATATAACTATTCCTATGAGGATGATGGTTGTTGTGACGGGGGTGATGTATGTGACCTGAGTGAAGGCAATAACTTTGAGATGGTGTTCATCCCAGTTCTGTACTCACTGGCGTTTGTTGTCGGTGTCCTCGGGAATGGGGTGCTGCTGGGAGTTCTGGCTCAGACCAGGAAGAGCTGGAGCGTCACAgacaccttcatcctccacctggGTGTCGCAGACGTCATGCTGCTGGTGACACTGCCCCTCTGGGCTGCACAGGCCGCTCAAAAGGAAGGGTGGACATTTGGTCGTCATCTCTGTCAGATAACTGGAGCTATTTTTACG ATCAACTTCTACTGTGGGATCTTTCTGCTGGCCTGCATCAGTCTGGACCGCTACATGTCCATCGTTCATGCTACCCACATGTACTCCCGCAAGAAGTCTTGGGTTGTCCAAGCCAGCTGTCTAGTAGTGTGGCTGTTTTCCCTGCTCCTCTCCATACCTGACTGGATATTTTTGGATGATTTGTACGATGTAAGACAAGGCAGAAGAGAGTGTATTCGCGACTACTACAAATTTGGCCTCAGGGCATTTCATAACTGGAAGCTTGCATCACGCCTGCTCTACCATACAGTGGGATTCGTGATCCCTTCAGCTGTCTTGATATTCTGCTATTCCTGCATCCTGCGACAATTGCGCTGTGGCACCCAGGGCCTTCAAAAGCAGAAAGCTTTCAGGGTCATTGTGGCTGTGGTGTTggtcttctttctctcctggACGCCGTATAACATCACACTTATGGTGGACACACTTCATTCTGATAACAGCAACGAGACCTGCAACACCAGATCATCTCTGGAGAAAGCCAAGATAGTCACCTCGACTCTGGGTTACCTCCACTGCTGCCTCAATCCCATCCTGTATGCCTTTGTGGGTGTGAAGTTTCGGCGCCAGCTCCTGAACATCCTGAGGTCAATGGGTTGCAAGCTGAAGACAAGTGCCAAATTCCAATCTGCTGTCAGCAGCAGGAGAACCTCCTTATGGTCCGAGTCTGCAGACTCCTCCAAGTCCATTGCtatctga
- the LOC113169861 gene encoding C-X-C chemokine receptor type 3-like has translation MEVEVGGFLNDSSNYDYTDDYEYKEDVKLKNGDVGQVLIPTVYSVVLALGLAGNVLLLIVLAQKRRCWRISDIVILNHGVADILLLLTLPFWAAQAAQQSGWCFGTPLCKICGAVFNINFYCGIFLLVCISLDHFLSITRSVQLYSHKKPILLWATPLLVWFISLILTIPDWIYLVNEKDTTQVKTLCVHKYSNSGTDWQLWARLLHHIVGLLLPAATLIICWSCILLRLQCSPKDLQKQRAVTILLLVVVFFICWMPYSITLVVDTYENSSKKPQDSLSEGSSNSLMVTFVLACVHACVRPLLYLLLCANFRKQVVATLRCEVGVQSKDEFEKSLWEMVAGEEPLPHQSHETNELNQVSIKCDQHNDDDEIKTPYHDSEDT, from the exons ATGGAAGTGGAAGTTGGTGGATTTCTCAATGACAGCAGCAATTATGATTATACTGACGACTATGAATATAAAGAAGATGTTAAGCTAAAAAATGGCGATGTGGGGCAGGTGTTGATACCGACTGTCTACTCTGTGGTGTTGGCTCTGGGCCTTGCGGGAAATGTACTGCTCCTGATTGTTCTTGCTCAGAAGAGACGATGTTGGAGGATATCGGACATAGTTATCTTAAACCATGGAGTTGCAGACATCTTGCTGCTCTTGACGCTGCCTTTTTGGGCAGCACAGGCAGCTCAGCAGTCTGGATGGTGCTTTGGGACTCCTCTCTGCAAGATCTGTGGAGCTGTGTTTAAT ATCAACTTCTACTGTGGGATCTTTCTGCTGGTTTGCATCAGTCTAGATCACTTTCTGTCCATCACCCGCTCTGTGCAGCTGTACTCCCACAAGAAACCCATATTATTGTGGGCCACTCCCCTGTTGGTCTGGTTCATCTCCCTGATCCTCACCATCCCCGACTGGATTTATTTGGTGAACGAGAAAGATACAACACAAGTGAAAACGTTGTGTGTTCACAAATACTCTAACTCGGGAACCGACTGGCAGCTGTGGGCCCGACTGCTCCACCATATTGTGGGCTTATTGCTGCCTGCAGCCACACTAATCATCTGCTGGTCCTGCATCCTTCTACGGCTGCAGTGTAGCCCCAAAGACCTCCAGAAGCAAAGAGCAGTCACCatcctgctgctggtggtggtctTCTTTATATGTTGGATGCCGTACAGCATCACACTCGTTGTGGACACCTACGAGAACAGCTCAAAGAAACCTCAGGACAGTTTATCTGAAGGTTCTTCGAACAGTCTGATGGTCACATTTGTTCTGGCCTGTGTTCATGCCTGTGTCAGACCGCTGCTCTATCTCCTCTTGTGTGCAAACTTCAGGAAACAAGTGGTGGCTACGCTAAGATGCGAAGTCGGCGTTCAGTCTAAAGATGAATTTGAAAAGTCGCTGTGGGAGATGGTTGCGGGTGAGGAACCCCTGCCTCATCAAAGCCACGAGACAAATGAGCTCAATCAAGTGAGCATTAAGTGTGATCAACATAATGATGATGACGAGATAAAAACACCGTACCATGACTCAGAAGACACCTGA
- the cnfn gene encoding cornifelin homolog: MEFQSNVIGSQPQVTVTQYTVSSGLSEWSSNVCDCCEDCGICLCATFVPCILACKVAQDNGDSCCVACLPGAMIALRTSIRSRYHISGSVCDDWIVMACLPLCGLCQMAREQKMRG, from the exons aTGGAGTTCCAGTCGAACGTGATCGGCTCGCAGCCTCAGGTCACAGTCACACAGTACACTGTGTCCTCTGGATTATCAGAGTGGAGCTCAAATGTGTGCGACTGCTGTGAAGACTGTGGAATCT GTCTTTGTGCAACATTTGTCCCCTGTATCCTGGCCTGTAAGGTGGCTCAGGACAATGGGGACAGCTGCTGTGTGGCCTGCCTTCCTGGTGCCATGATAGCTCTAAGGACAAGTATCCGCAGCAGATACCACATTAGT GGCTCCGTGTGTGATGACTGGATTGTCATGGCCTGCCTGCCTTTGTGTGGACTGTGTCAGATGGCACGGGAGCAGAAGATGAGAGGATAA